In Longimicrobium sp., the following proteins share a genomic window:
- a CDS encoding ribonuclease HII, which produces MPTTKRPRRPSPARLRKLLATETGLWERGLSFVAGVDEVGRGPLAGPVVAAAVILPQGCWIPGVTDSKQLTAATRLELIGRITECCVAFGIGAASAREIDRINIRRATALAMSRAIARLPVPADHLLVDGLPVPELGVGTHTAIVQGDGCVHCIAAASILAKVTRDRLMDRLARRYPGYGWERNKGYGTAEHLAALARQGPTPHHRTSFAPVRVNFDPTLS; this is translated from the coding sequence GTGCCAACCACCAAGCGCCCGCGCCGTCCTTCGCCGGCCCGGCTGCGGAAGCTGCTCGCCACCGAGACCGGGCTCTGGGAGCGCGGGCTGTCGTTCGTGGCGGGGGTGGACGAGGTGGGGCGCGGGCCGCTCGCCGGGCCCGTGGTCGCCGCGGCGGTGATCCTGCCGCAGGGGTGCTGGATTCCCGGGGTCACGGACAGCAAGCAGCTCACGGCGGCCACGCGGCTGGAGCTGATCGGGCGCATCACGGAGTGCTGCGTGGCGTTCGGGATCGGCGCGGCTTCGGCGCGGGAGATCGACCGCATCAACATCCGCCGGGCGACGGCGCTGGCGATGAGCCGGGCCATCGCGCGCCTCCCGGTTCCCGCGGACCACCTGCTGGTGGACGGGCTCCCCGTGCCGGAGCTGGGGGTGGGGACGCACACCGCCATCGTGCAGGGCGACGGCTGCGTGCACTGCATCGCCGCCGCGTCCATCCTGGCCAAGGTGACGCGCGACCGGCTGATGGACCGGCTGGCGCGGCGCTACCCCGGCTACGGGTGGGAGCGCAACAAGGGGTACGGCACGGCCGAGCACCTGGCGGCGCTCGCGCGGCAGGGCCCCACGCCGCATCACCGCACCTCGTTCGCGCCGGTGCGCGTCAACTTCGACCCAACGCTTTCCTGA
- a CDS encoding VOC family protein, which produces MSDSNPTPALGVTPYLTVRGASDAAEFYKRAFAAEELGRHDAGDGKRLMHCHLRINGADVMMSDEFPEYGAGLGDGPKGVTLHLAVDDADLWFNRAVEAGATVTMPLADQFWGDRYGQLRDPFGHAWSIGAPVKG; this is translated from the coding sequence ATGTCTGACTCGAACCCCACCCCGGCCCTCGGTGTGACCCCGTACCTCACCGTGCGCGGCGCCAGCGACGCCGCCGAGTTCTACAAGCGCGCCTTCGCCGCCGAGGAGCTCGGCCGCCACGACGCGGGCGACGGCAAGCGCCTGATGCACTGCCACCTGCGGATCAACGGCGCGGACGTGATGATGTCCGACGAGTTCCCCGAATACGGAGCCGGCCTCGGCGACGGTCCCAAGGGCGTGACCCTGCACCTCGCCGTCGACGACGCGGACCTCTGGTTCAACCGCGCCGTCGAGGCAGGCGCCACCGTCACGATGCCCCTCGCCGACCAGTTCTGGGGCGACCGCTACGGCCAGCTCCGCGACCCGTTTGGACACGCGTGGTCCATCGGCGCGCCGGTGAAGGGGTGA
- a CDS encoding M1 family metallopeptidase: protein MNRAALACIGALAACAPAAVAPAANPAPATATMATDARDIHSFARPEEARVTNVELDLRADFAAKRLAGTAALDVQAASGARRIVLDTKDLTIQAVTNAAGAPLQWTLGTADTILGRPLEVTLPQGTRRIVVRYQTSPTAGALQWLTPAQTAGKRHPYLFSQGQAILTRSWIPTQDSPGIRQTYSARITVPSELRAVMSAEMLTPGGEAVEGGRAFRFRLDKPVPPYLIALAVGDLAFRSLGPRTGVYTEPSMLERSANELADVEKMVAAAEGLYGPYRWGRYDLLVLPPSFPFGGMENPRLTFATPTILAGDRSLVSLVAHELAHSWSGNLVTNATWADFWLNEGFTTYFENRIMEALYGPERAAMLASLGWQELQDEVAAVGGPASADSRLHLDLAGRDPDAGMTNIAYEKGAAFLRTIEQAVGRARWDAYLRSYFDRNAFKPMTTAGFLADLRANLIRGDAELERRIDVERWAYQPGIPQNAVVPQSNAFARVASQAQAFADGTGASHLQTRGWTTQEWQHFLGALPKQLTAAQLADLDRAFGLSRQGNAEILFAWLQLAVRNRYQPAVPALEQFLTSQGRRKFVRPLYAELMAQGDWGQSLARSIYARARPGYHPVTTGSVDAIVK from the coding sequence ATGAACCGAGCCGCACTCGCCTGCATCGGCGCGCTCGCGGCCTGCGCCCCCGCCGCGGTCGCACCTGCCGCCAATCCCGCACCCGCGACCGCGACGATGGCAACCGATGCGCGTGACATCCACTCCTTCGCCCGTCCTGAAGAGGCGCGGGTGACGAACGTGGAGCTCGACCTGCGCGCGGACTTCGCGGCGAAGCGGCTGGCCGGCACCGCCGCGCTGGACGTGCAGGCCGCGTCGGGCGCCAGGCGGATCGTGCTGGATACGAAAGACCTCACCATCCAGGCGGTGACCAACGCCGCCGGCGCGCCGCTGCAGTGGACACTGGGAACCGCGGACACCATCCTCGGCCGCCCGCTGGAGGTGACGCTGCCGCAGGGGACGCGGCGCATCGTGGTGCGCTACCAGACCTCGCCCACGGCCGGCGCGCTCCAGTGGCTCACCCCGGCGCAGACGGCGGGGAAGCGCCACCCGTACCTCTTTTCGCAGGGCCAGGCGATCCTCACGCGAAGCTGGATCCCGACGCAGGACAGCCCCGGCATCCGGCAGACGTACTCCGCGCGCATCACGGTGCCCAGCGAGCTGCGCGCGGTGATGAGCGCCGAGATGCTGACGCCCGGGGGTGAGGCCGTGGAGGGCGGCCGCGCCTTCCGCTTCCGCCTGGACAAGCCGGTGCCGCCGTACCTGATCGCGCTGGCGGTGGGCGACCTTGCGTTCCGCTCCCTCGGCCCGCGCACGGGCGTGTACACGGAACCGTCGATGCTGGAGCGTTCCGCCAACGAACTGGCGGACGTGGAGAAGATGGTGGCCGCCGCCGAGGGGCTGTACGGCCCCTACCGCTGGGGGCGCTACGACCTGCTGGTACTGCCGCCCTCCTTTCCCTTCGGCGGAATGGAGAACCCGCGGCTGACCTTCGCCACGCCGACGATCCTGGCGGGCGACCGCTCGCTGGTGTCGCTGGTGGCGCACGAGCTGGCGCATTCGTGGTCCGGCAACCTGGTGACCAACGCCACCTGGGCCGACTTCTGGCTCAACGAGGGGTTCACCACGTATTTCGAGAACCGCATCATGGAGGCGCTCTACGGCCCCGAGCGCGCCGCCATGCTGGCCAGCCTGGGATGGCAGGAGCTGCAGGACGAGGTCGCCGCGGTCGGTGGCCCCGCCTCGGCGGACTCGCGCCTGCACCTGGACCTCGCCGGCCGCGACCCGGATGCGGGGATGACCAACATCGCCTACGAAAAGGGCGCGGCCTTCCTGCGCACCATCGAGCAGGCGGTGGGGCGCGCGCGGTGGGACGCGTACCTGCGCTCGTACTTCGACCGCAACGCCTTCAAGCCGATGACCACCGCCGGCTTCCTCGCCGACCTGCGCGCCAACCTGATCCGCGGCGACGCGGAGCTGGAGCGCCGCATCGACGTGGAGCGCTGGGCGTACCAGCCCGGCATCCCGCAGAACGCGGTGGTTCCGCAGTCGAACGCCTTCGCGCGGGTGGCGTCGCAGGCGCAGGCCTTCGCGGACGGCACGGGCGCGTCGCATCTGCAGACGCGCGGCTGGACGACGCAGGAGTGGCAGCACTTCCTGGGCGCTCTTCCCAAGCAGCTCACCGCCGCCCAGCTCGCCGACCTGGACCGCGCCTTTGGCCTCTCGCGGCAGGGGAACGCGGAGATTCTCTTCGCCTGGCTGCAGCTCGCGGTGCGGAACCGCTACCAGCCCGCCGTCCCCGCGCTGGAGCAGTTCCTCACCAGCCAGGGCCGCCGCAAGTTCGTGCGCCCGCTCTACGCCGAGCTGATGGCGCAGGGCGACTGGGGGCAGTCGCTCGCGCGAAGCATCTACGCGCGCGCCCGCCCCGGCTACCACCCGGTGACCACGGGCTCGGTGGATGCCATCGTGAAGTAG